One Citrus sinensis cultivar Valencia sweet orange chromosome 5, DVS_A1.0, whole genome shotgun sequence genomic window, CTCTTGTTTTCTAGCAAGGTTTTGAGACCGTTTCGTCTAAATTCTGCCTTTGCTTTCCTTAATGAACAAACCAAGTCTTGTAGTgtttcaatttccttttcacTCGCCTGCGCCATCAGATACGCGACGGAGTTGCCCACAGAGTTGTCAGGCAAGGGTGGGTCGGCCACGGCACGCACGTTTATCGCGTGTGCTGACAAAGAAGGTCTTGAATACCCGAGGTTTGATCTTGATGCAGCCCTTGCACACTTCCAAATAAGTGCAGTCAGTGCCTCGACGCGTGTTGGTCTAGGCACGCTTGCACTTGAAACTTCAGCCCTGAGTCggtcaattttctttgtatcaAATACAAACCTGTTTGCTTGGACTGGTGAAATATGTAAAGGTAAGGGCACGAAGGATTCACTTGCCGGAAAAATCGTTGATGCAACAAATCTAGGAACCACTTCCTTATTACCTGCACGAGCTGTGGTGGTCCAGCTGTTAACAAATATACCTAACGAGACTCCATCAATGAGCTTGTGACAAGTGCAAACTGTGATTGCCAGTCCCCCGCATTTGAAAAAAGTTGCTTGCATGCGCATCATTGGACCCCCGTTGCTTGCTACTGGAGATTCTGCGTAGTTAAACGGGTGAAAATCCCGTAATAGATTCTGATCAGGCTTTTGCAGGTATTCAAACAAAAAGCCGTTTGCAAAAGCTTCAACATACTCAGCCCCTTCGTCGTTACATTCAATTGAGAAATCGTCTTTGACCCTCCCAGCAAGTGGGTAGAATTTTGTGAGAGTTTTTGATAGGGATGACTTGAGACATTGCGAAATCTGGTCAGCTTTCACATTACCGTCTGCTTTGTACAGAAAAATGGTGCTCACATAGACCGGAAAATTGATCTGGTCCATGAGGGaaagtttaaaatttctcaGGTGTTCAGGAGTTGGGTAAGCTGGTTTGATGCTTTCTCTGGCCCGTACTAGTACTTCTAGTGCCCTTTCCATTTTAGGCTTTGCTACTTTCGCAACCGTTTGTAGACTTCTTATAGTAGTACCTGTTCATTATTAAAACATCAAAAGTTAAATACATTATACACATATAACTGTAACTAAGAAAAGTTTTATCACTAGTTTTGCTTACTTTTCAGTGCCTGCATTGTTGCTCTAGATCTCGGTTGCTCTTATTAGATGCAGTTCCTCGGTAACTAGCTAAGACCCTTATATAGTAAAATTTGGTTGCCAAATTTGACTCCATTAGTTCGATTCCGTGGTTTGTCAATGCATCATCAGTTCAATGAGAACTTGTTCACGATAATCACATGCATtgctttttgaattttatgaatACGAATCCTCACGATCGAAAGAGACATTGATCAATACATTAAGTAAACGCTCGTGAATGTATATGGACAATTGAAAGAGCAATGCTAGGTACGTCAACATCCAAGTCCCAATTTGAATTCTAATTGATGTGGCAAGGGTTGGCAAAACCTAGGTCCGGGCTTGGGTATGGTAATGCCTGGATCCGATGcagatatattttttagacaCATGGGTCGGGCTTTCGGGtcggattttttaatttgggttATTATATCagattttatactttttaatattacatatgtacacttttttaattttttttgtaattttacaattttacaatttatttgtatgaaattggacatgaaaatatgaattttaaatatttaaaactttacataaatataatagatgggtcaaataaatataattatttaaactaatatatattttataatattttttcaacaaaattcGAGTTCTAGACTGAGTTCCAGGCTTTTCAAGTGATGTCCAGGACCGAACTCGCTTCATCTCTGGGCTGGGTAATCGTAGGTCCAGTTCGAGTCTAGACCGAATAAGTATTAAACAATACCCCTAGGTGTGGCATTCATTGATTGGATggtaattaagtaattttactaGCCGTAAAATCTATCATTCAGTAAATGAGTGACAAACAACATTGGGACTCAAGTTGGGCCTCAAATG contains:
- the LOC102611443 gene encoding acylsugar acyltransferase 3-like, which produces MQALKSTTIRSLQTVAKVAKPKMERALEVLVRARESIKPAYPTPEHLRNFKLSLMDQINFPVYVSTIFLYKADGNVKADQISQCLKSSLSKTLTKFYPLAGRVKDDFSIECNDEGAEYVEAFANGFLFEYLQKPDQNLLRDFHPFNYAESPVASNGGPMMRMQATFFKCGGLAITVCTCHKLIDGVSLGIFVNSWTTTARAGNKEVVPRFVASTIFPASESFVPLPLHISPVQANRFVFDTKKIDRLRAEVSSASVPRPTRVEALTALIWKCARAASRSNLGYSRPSLSAHAINVRAVAEPPLPDNSVGNSVAYLMAQASEKEIETLQDLVCSLRKAKAEFRRNGLKTLLENKSIFDIPESIKDKFEKDEIDFYTFSSIVNFPYYEAADFGWGKPVHLTFPNYLVSNLIMLMDTNDGKGIEVLVTLSPEDMAFFERDQELLAFATTNPSVLGYTNTSKL